One Candidatus Dormiibacterota bacterium DNA segment encodes these proteins:
- the rplJ gene encoding 50S ribosomal protein L10: MNKQEKTQEIEALKSALESRPPTFVLAYRGLSVNQVSALRKKVRATSSRYRVVKNRLALRVIKGTPYEGLAPHFEGPTAIAYSSKDPAALAKALEEFTKDNQGFQIKAGLIDGRVVDPQAIKTLASLPSREVLVARLLSVLNGPMVRLVTVMKSPARGLVRALDEIARKKTQGDAAAPAATPAP, encoded by the coding sequence ATGAACAAACAGGAGAAGACCCAGGAGATCGAGGCGCTCAAGAGCGCGCTCGAGTCCCGCCCGCCGACCTTCGTGCTGGCGTACCGCGGACTGAGCGTGAACCAGGTCTCCGCGCTGCGCAAGAAGGTGCGGGCGACCTCCTCGCGGTACCGGGTGGTCAAGAACCGCCTGGCGCTGCGGGTGATCAAGGGCACGCCGTACGAGGGTCTGGCGCCGCACTTCGAGGGACCGACCGCGATCGCCTACAGCAGCAAGGACCCGGCCGCGCTCGCCAAGGCCCTGGAGGAGTTCACCAAGGACAATCAGGGCTTCCAGATCAAGGCGGGACTGATCGACGGGCGGGTGGTCGATCCCCAGGCGATCAAGACGCTCGCCTCTCTGCCGTCGCGCGAGGTGCTCGTGGCGCGCCTGCTGTCGGTTCTCAACGGTCCGATGGTCCGCCTGGTGACGGTGATGAAGTCTCCGGCCCGCGGCCTGGTCCGGGCCCTCGACGAGATCGCACGGAAGAAGACGCAAGGGGACGCGGCGGCGCCCGCTGCTACACCCGCGCCCTGA
- the rplA gene encoding 50S ribosomal protein L1 has protein sequence MKRHGKKYAAAKEQVPAKPCSLDEAIPLLKKVKYAKFDETLELALLLGVDPKHADQMVRGTVILPHGSGASKKVLVIATGEKMKEAEKAGADHVGGVEMVQKIQEGWLDFDAVVATPDTMKDVGRLGKILGPKGLMPNPKTGTVSFDVAKAVQEIKAGKVEFRVDKTSIIHVPFGKSSFEEKKLLDNARALVAAVLRAKPPTAKGKYLRSAYVSSSMSPSVRLDLGSLEALA, from the coding sequence ATGAAGCGGCACGGCAAGAAGTACGCGGCGGCCAAGGAGCAGGTGCCCGCGAAGCCCTGCTCGCTGGACGAAGCGATCCCCCTCCTGAAAAAGGTCAAGTACGCGAAGTTCGACGAGACGCTGGAGCTGGCGCTCCTGCTGGGCGTGGACCCGAAGCACGCCGACCAGATGGTCCGGGGCACCGTGATCCTGCCGCACGGCAGCGGGGCCTCGAAGAAGGTCCTGGTGATCGCGACCGGCGAGAAGATGAAGGAGGCGGAGAAGGCGGGCGCCGATCACGTCGGTGGCGTCGAGATGGTGCAGAAGATCCAGGAAGGCTGGCTCGATTTCGACGCGGTGGTCGCCACGCCGGACACCATGAAGGACGTCGGCAGGCTGGGGAAGATCCTCGGACCGAAGGGGCTCATGCCCAACCCGAAGACCGGCACGGTCAGCTTCGACGTGGCCAAGGCCGTGCAGGAGATCAAGGCGGGCAAGGTGGAATTTCGCGTCGACAAGACGTCGATCATCCACGTCCCGTTCGGGAAGTCGTCCTTCGAGGAGAAGAAGCTTCTCGACAACGCCCGGGCGCTGGTGGCCGCTGTGCTGCGCGCCAAGCCGCCCACGGCCAAGGGAAAGTACCTGCGCTCGGCCTACGTGTCGAGCAGCATGAGCCCGAGCGTCCGGCTGGACCTCGGCAGCCTTGAAGCGCTCGCGTAG